From Apium graveolens cultivar Ventura chromosome 9, ASM990537v1, whole genome shotgun sequence, the proteins below share one genomic window:
- the LOC141684734 gene encoding uncharacterized protein LOC141684734 isoform X2 translates to MLLQNLKFSSDSMAATSLCSTTSTSTCPFLEIPKLKTPTASYNFLPRRNITGAPARPVFRMISNGFFQRENKKVNYDKIYKRVGSCLVIPPPKGRKPKGIIKFLGGAFIGAVPEVSYSYLLGLLANEGYLIISVPYNVTFDHSRASREIYNTFFGCFDGILETGLPDFALTSTDLVDLPVYCVGHSNGALLQVLIGSNFSEKIPRANAIISYNNRPATEAVPYFEQMMPVVEASPISSMARSASDAWKMLLDTAEAMTSDFDQEARVSLNKFADQLPSVFNQVAEGISEFRPTPSENRDCFKKSYSVQHTLLVKFNSDTIDETDLLEETLRHRVSSIGGTLEKVSLSGNHITPCVQEPKWEAGYVYTPADAIAQRLKTISLNDTKVLSRTLVDWLSSIDR, encoded by the exons ATGTTATTGcaaaacttaaaattttcatCTGATTCAATGGCAGCAACTTCACTATGCAGCACGACATCAACATCTACATGCCCTTTTCTTGAAATTCCCAAACTCAAAACCCCCACCGCTTCTTACAATTTCCTCCCTCGCCGGAACATCACCGGAGCTCCGGCGAGACCAGTATTTCGGATGATTTCAAATGGGTTTTTCCAGAGGGAGAATAAGAAGGTAAATTACGATAAGATATACAAAAGGGTAGGTTCTTGTTTGGTTATTCCTCCACCTAAAGGGAGAAAACCCAAGGGAATTATAAAGTTTCTTGGTGGTGCTTTCATTGGTGCTGTTCCTGAAGTCTCTTACAG CTATTTGCTTGGCCTCCTGGCTAATGAAGGCTATCTTATTATTTCTGTGCCATATAATGTGACGTTTGATCACTCTCGAGCTAGTAGAGAAATTTATAATACATTTTTTGGCTGCTTCGATGGAATTTTGGAAACAGGGCTGCCCGATTTTGCATTAACATCTACTGATCTTGTTGATCTTCCGGTTTATTGTGTTGGTCATAG TAATGGTGCTCTCCTTCAAGTACTCATAGGAAGCAATTTCTCCGAGAAGATACCAAGA GCTAATGCCATCATATCATACAACAACAGGCCAGCAACAGAGGCAGTACCTTACTTTGAGCAG ATGATGCCGGTTGTGGAAGCATCTCCAATTTCTTCAATGGCTAGGAGTGCCTCAG ATGCGTGGAAGATGCTGCTTGATACAGCAGAGGCAATGACATCAGACTTTGATCAGGAAGCCCGGGTTTCCCTAAACAAATTTGCTGATCAGTTGCCATCTGTATTCAATCAG GTTGCTGAAGGAATATCAGAGTTCAGGCCTACACCATCAGAGAATCGTGACTGTTTCAAAAAGTCATACAGTGTTCAGCATACGCTACTG GTTAAGTTCAATTCTGACACAATTGACGAGACAGACCTCCTTGAAGAGACTTTAAGACATCGGGTTTCCTCTATAGGTGGAACACTGGAAAAGGTATCGCTGAGTGGTAACCATATAACACCTTGCGTTCAG GAGCCAAAATGGGAAGCAGGTTATGTATACACTCCCGCAGATGCCATAGCTCAAAGACTGAAAACCATATCTCTAAACGACACTAAAGTCCTTTCGAGAACACTTGTTGATTGGCTGAGCAGTATTGACAGATAA
- the LOC141684734 gene encoding uncharacterized protein LOC141684734 isoform X1, which produces MLLQNLKFSSDSMAATSLCSTTSTSTCPFLEIPKLKTPTASYNFLPRRNITGAPARPVFRMISNGFFQRENKKVNYDKIYKRVGSCLVIPPPKGRKPKGIIKFLGGAFIGAVPEVSYSYLLGLLANEGYLIISVPYNVTFDHSRASREIYNTFFGCFDGILETGLPDFALTSTDLVDLPVYCVGHSNGALLQVLIGSNFSEKIPRANAIISYNNRPATEAVPYFEQLGPLLNQMMPVVEASPISSMARSASDAWKMLLDTAEAMTSDFDQEARVSLNKFADQLPSVFNQVAEGISEFRPTPSENRDCFKKSYSVQHTLLVKFNSDTIDETDLLEETLRHRVSSIGGTLEKVSLSGNHITPCVQEPKWEAGYVYTPADAIAQRLKTISLNDTKVLSRTLVDWLSSIDR; this is translated from the exons ATGTTATTGcaaaacttaaaattttcatCTGATTCAATGGCAGCAACTTCACTATGCAGCACGACATCAACATCTACATGCCCTTTTCTTGAAATTCCCAAACTCAAAACCCCCACCGCTTCTTACAATTTCCTCCCTCGCCGGAACATCACCGGAGCTCCGGCGAGACCAGTATTTCGGATGATTTCAAATGGGTTTTTCCAGAGGGAGAATAAGAAGGTAAATTACGATAAGATATACAAAAGGGTAGGTTCTTGTTTGGTTATTCCTCCACCTAAAGGGAGAAAACCCAAGGGAATTATAAAGTTTCTTGGTGGTGCTTTCATTGGTGCTGTTCCTGAAGTCTCTTACAG CTATTTGCTTGGCCTCCTGGCTAATGAAGGCTATCTTATTATTTCTGTGCCATATAATGTGACGTTTGATCACTCTCGAGCTAGTAGAGAAATTTATAATACATTTTTTGGCTGCTTCGATGGAATTTTGGAAACAGGGCTGCCCGATTTTGCATTAACATCTACTGATCTTGTTGATCTTCCGGTTTATTGTGTTGGTCATAG TAATGGTGCTCTCCTTCAAGTACTCATAGGAAGCAATTTCTCCGAGAAGATACCAAGA GCTAATGCCATCATATCATACAACAACAGGCCAGCAACAGAGGCAGTACCTTACTTTGAGCAG TTGGGCCCCCTACTCAATCAGATGATGCCGGTTGTGGAAGCATCTCCAATTTCTTCAATGGCTAGGAGTGCCTCAG ATGCGTGGAAGATGCTGCTTGATACAGCAGAGGCAATGACATCAGACTTTGATCAGGAAGCCCGGGTTTCCCTAAACAAATTTGCTGATCAGTTGCCATCTGTATTCAATCAG GTTGCTGAAGGAATATCAGAGTTCAGGCCTACACCATCAGAGAATCGTGACTGTTTCAAAAAGTCATACAGTGTTCAGCATACGCTACTG GTTAAGTTCAATTCTGACACAATTGACGAGACAGACCTCCTTGAAGAGACTTTAAGACATCGGGTTTCCTCTATAGGTGGAACACTGGAAAAGGTATCGCTGAGTGGTAACCATATAACACCTTGCGTTCAG GAGCCAAAATGGGAAGCAGGTTATGTATACACTCCCGCAGATGCCATAGCTCAAAGACTGAAAACCATATCTCTAAACGACACTAAAGTCCTTTCGAGAACACTTGTTGATTGGCTGAGCAGTATTGACAGATAA